The Christiangramia flava JLT2011 genome has a segment encoding these proteins:
- a CDS encoding winged helix-turn-helix domain-containing protein: protein MKKINFKCWIEQEGEKFYGPGPHELLKWIQSEGSLSRAAAEMGMSYKKAWEMVQRLNQFSGEPMVIAKKGGSHGGGAVVTSQAEILMQEYEQLKYRLAETLEKERTHLRFLN, encoded by the coding sequence ATGAAAAAGATCAATTTCAAGTGTTGGATAGAACAGGAAGGCGAAAAATTTTACGGTCCTGGCCCGCATGAATTGCTGAAATGGATACAATCTGAAGGTTCATTATCCAGGGCAGCTGCGGAAATGGGCATGTCTTATAAAAAGGCATGGGAAATGGTGCAGAGGCTGAATCAGTTTTCAGGAGAGCCGATGGTTATTGCCAAAAAAGGAGGCTCTCACGGCGGCGGTGCAGTAGTTACCAGCCAGGCAGAAATCCTGATGCAGGAATACGAACAGCTGAAGTACAGGCTTGCGGAGACACTGGAAAAAGAACGTACACATTTAAGGTTCTTAAATTAG
- a CDS encoding xanthine dehydrogenase family protein molybdopterin-binding subunit codes for MSKVKTGIGRRSFIKSVSLAGGGLVIGFNWMACKRAAEAEAEGTAVLEMPDEWFELNGYLKVGDNGVVTIFSPNPEIGQNVKTSMPMIVAEELDVDWNNVVVEQAPLNTDVFTRQLAGGSQSIRQGWETLRMAGATARQMLVMAAANQMEVPAEELTVENGVISHKNSDQSLGFGEVAGAASKLEVPTEVELKNNADFRIIGTSRKNVDAKKIVTGQPLYGLDTYKDGMLIAMIVQPPAFGMELKSMDADKVKEMPGIVDVFTIDTYPEDMEKEWSDVAAFSKLAVVVGESTWQVLKAKKALNVEWDLNPELTKEIEILEKSAGMKDATGLENTDIHYSLMADVGSKKAEVVRKDGEPEKAFENAARVIERSYTCPFLAHNTMEPMNFFADVSGGKAELVGPIQTPEYAEKSIQKRLGMELEDIDVQMTRMGGGFGRRLYGHFLVEAAVISEKMGKPIKLVYTREDDMTNGVYRPAYHVTYRAALDGNNNLTAFHVNAGGIPESPLFANRFPAGALDNYLAESWTLDSNISVGAFRAPRSNFIAGAEQSFLDELAEEMGKDPIEFRLEMLDRAKNDPVGEENDYDPARYAGVLEMVRDKSGWTSNSSTGARGVSAYYCHNSYVAQILDMSIENNEPVIDKVVCAVDCGIVVNPDAATNMVEGGTIDGIGHALYSEMSFKEGVPQMSNFDKYQLIRHKQAPKAIEVHFVENGIDPTGLGEPPFPPVQGALANALYKATGQRFYKQPFINQLKNTSSDLKT; via the coding sequence TTGGCCAGAATGTAAAAACGTCGATGCCTATGATCGTGGCTGAAGAACTGGATGTTGACTGGAATAATGTTGTAGTGGAACAGGCACCGCTCAATACCGATGTTTTTACCCGGCAGCTTGCCGGGGGAAGCCAATCCATACGTCAGGGTTGGGAAACGCTGCGCATGGCCGGCGCTACTGCCAGGCAAATGCTGGTGATGGCGGCAGCTAATCAAATGGAAGTTCCTGCGGAAGAATTGACCGTCGAGAATGGAGTCATTAGTCATAAAAACAGCGATCAATCACTTGGTTTTGGGGAGGTTGCGGGAGCGGCTTCCAAACTCGAAGTTCCAACTGAAGTGGAACTGAAGAATAATGCCGATTTCAGGATTATTGGTACTTCCCGCAAAAATGTTGATGCAAAAAAGATTGTGACCGGCCAGCCGCTTTACGGTCTGGACACCTATAAAGACGGAATGTTGATCGCCATGATCGTACAGCCCCCGGCCTTCGGAATGGAATTGAAGTCCATGGATGCCGATAAGGTTAAGGAAATGCCGGGAATTGTAGATGTTTTCACGATAGATACCTATCCGGAAGACATGGAAAAAGAATGGAGCGATGTGGCTGCTTTTTCCAAATTAGCCGTGGTGGTGGGCGAATCTACCTGGCAGGTCCTGAAGGCAAAGAAAGCATTGAATGTAGAATGGGACCTGAATCCAGAACTGACCAAAGAGATCGAAATTTTGGAAAAATCGGCAGGAATGAAGGATGCTACGGGTCTCGAAAATACAGATATTCATTATTCCCTGATGGCCGATGTAGGTTCCAAAAAAGCTGAAGTGGTTCGCAAGGATGGAGAGCCGGAAAAGGCCTTCGAAAATGCCGCCCGGGTTATCGAGCGATCCTATACCTGCCCGTTCCTGGCCCATAATACCATGGAGCCTATGAACTTTTTCGCGGATGTTAGCGGCGGAAAAGCGGAACTGGTAGGACCAATACAGACGCCGGAATATGCCGAAAAAAGTATCCAAAAGCGCCTGGGGATGGAACTGGAAGATATTGATGTTCAAATGACGCGTATGGGTGGTGGTTTTGGTCGCCGGTTGTATGGTCATTTTCTTGTGGAGGCTGCGGTCATTTCAGAAAAAATGGGCAAACCCATCAAGCTGGTTTACACCCGGGAAGACGATATGACGAATGGCGTGTATCGCCCGGCTTACCATGTAACCTATCGCGCGGCGCTCGACGGAAATAATAATCTTACTGCTTTTCATGTTAATGCGGGGGGAATTCCGGAGAGTCCGTTATTTGCGAATCGGTTCCCGGCCGGAGCTTTAGATAATTACCTGGCGGAAAGCTGGACACTGGATTCCAATATTTCAGTAGGAGCATTTCGTGCGCCCAGGTCCAATTTTATTGCGGGAGCCGAACAGTCTTTCCTGGATGAACTTGCCGAAGAAATGGGTAAAGATCCTATCGAATTCAGATTGGAAATGCTAGACCGTGCCAAAAATGATCCGGTGGGCGAGGAGAACGATTATGATCCGGCGCGATACGCCGGAGTGCTGGAAATGGTTCGTGACAAATCTGGTTGGACTTCCAATTCCTCGACTGGTGCGCGGGGCGTTTCAGCTTACTACTGTCATAATTCCTACGTCGCCCAGATTCTGGATATGAGTATAGAAAATAATGAACCGGTGATTGATAAAGTGGTTTGTGCAGTCGACTGCGGAATTGTGGTAAACCCTGATGCTGCCACGAATATGGTAGAAGGAGGAACCATAGACGGCATCGGGCACGCACTTTACAGCGAAATGAGCTTTAAGGAAGGCGTGCCGCAAATGAGCAATTTTGATAAGTATCAGCTGATCAGGCATAAGCAGGCGCCTAAGGCGATCGAGGTACATTTTGTGGAAAATGGAATTGATCCTACAGGATTGGGAGAACCGCCATTTCCGCCGGTACAGGGAGCACTGGCCAACGCGCTGTATAAGGCGACCGGTCAGCGTTTTTACAAACAGCCATTTATCAACCAGTTGAAAAACACTTCATCAGATCTGAAAACCTGA